CCCTGGTCCTGCAGAAACGCCAGCAGCTCTACCCTCTCGGCCGCTTGCTCACTAGGCTTGCGAAAAGCAGCGTCAGCCCAGCTCGCCGCGTTGAACGCAAGTACACTAACAAGCCCAACTACCATCCAGGTCCGACGCGTACCGACCAGCCTGCTCACCAGTATACCCGCGGCTACCGACGCCAGGGGATAAGCCGGGAGCATGTAACGCGGACTCACGTAGCCGATTACGACAGTTATCAACAACATCGCGCCGAGTAATTGGTCGGCCCCCATCAGTTCCCAGCCCCGCGAGCTTCGCCTGGGCCTGCACGCCCAGGCACTCACTCCGAACACCAACAGCGGCAGAAACGAAACCACCCTGCGCAGCGTGACAAGTGGCCCAGCCTCGGTGTAGCCCTTGATTTCACCGAGTCGCTCCAGTCCCGAACCGGGAGGTACGCCGAAGACCAGGCCCAGTTTGCCTGTCCCCTGCCCCAGCGCTTCGATCCTCTTTGCGACCCCTCGCGCAACCCAGGAATCGTCGCGCTCTTCGACCGGGACTCGATTGAGCACCACTGCTTTTCGCCCCAGGGCCCTCAGGGTTGCTGCCGGGTAAACCACGTTGTAGGCGACCAGTAACGAGCACCCGAGGGCGAAACCAACAAGTAGCCGGTCCCAGGCTCGACGATCCTCGTGACGTAGTAAGATCAGCACGCCCATTAGCACGAGGTAACCACCGACCAGCTGGTTGACCCACAGGGCAATACCGGCCGTCAGTCCCAGTGCGAGGCCAATGCCGTTACGACGATCGTAGGCCATGTAAAAACGCCAGAAGAGCAGCAGCAGCAGGAACAACAACACCAGGTGTTCCACGAAGCCCCCCCTCGCCTTGAGATTCCACTCGAGGAAGTACATCGGCCCAAGTGCTACGAGGACAGCCGCCCAACGGGCAGCAGGCAACGAGTAAGCCGTGGCCGTGTACTTGTAGACCAGGGCCAGCAGCGCCAGCGAAAAGACCAGGGTCGCCATGTGCATGGCACCGGCACCCACCCCGAAAAGCAGAAAGAACAGTGCAACGCACCAGGCTTCCAGCGCCCCGAGGTAAGCCTGCCCATAGAAGAACACCGGGGCCGCGCGGCCCTCGCTTATGTGTGTTGCCATCAGGCCGACAATGCCCTCGTCGGAAAGGTAGACGTCAACGTCGCCGGCTGCGATCAATTCGGGCTGGACGACCATCCACAGGCGTAGACCGATACCAAGGAGCAACAGACCTATAAAACCAGCACGATTCATCGCGCTTGGGGCCAGGCCTCCGCGCTGGAGGTGTCGCCTTCCAGCCCGAGGAGGTCCTTGACGACGTAGCGCGGTCGCATCTTTACCTCGTCAAAAATACGGCCAACGTACTCACCGATAATGCCCAGGGAGAGCAGTTGCACGCCACCTATGAAAAGAACGATGACGACCGTCGAAACCCAACCCGAAACAGGCGAGGTCTGGCCCAGGAACAAGCGCCCCACGAGCAGGTAAGCCATGTAAGACAGCGCGGACACCGAAACCAGCAAGCCCATGTTGCTGACCAATCGCAGCGGAAGAAAGGAATAGGACACCAGGCCGTCGAAGGCGAGCCTGATCAACTTGGCCACGCCGTACTTACTCTCTCCAGCGTAGCGTTCCGCCCGCTCGTACTCGATGCCGGTCTGACGAAAGCCCAGCCAGGTACGCAAGCCGCGCACGAAACGATTACGTTCCGGCATACGCTTGAGCAGCGCGACCACGCGCGCATCGATCAACGAGAAGTCGCCGGAATCCAACGGTATGTCGAGGTAAGAAACCTTGTTAAGCAGCCAGTAGAAGCCCTTGTAGCCAGCACGCTTCAAAAGATTTTCCTTGCGCTTGCGCCTCACCGCGTAGACGACCTCGTAGCCCTCGCGCCAACGCTCAAGCATCAACGGCAGAACCTCGGGCGGATCCTGCAGGTCAGCGTCCATGCAGACCACGGCACGCCCGATCGCGAAGTCCAGGCCGCAGGAGATCGCCAACTGGTGACCAAAATTGCGAGAGAGACACAGCAGCTTGACGCTGGGGTTTTCGCCGTGCAGCCGCCGAATGATTTCGACAGAGCGATCGTTGCTACCGTCATCAACGAAAATCAGCTCGTAGCCGCCAGCTACCACTGTCAAAGCCTGGTGCAGGCGCTCGACCAACAGCTCAAGGGTTTCTTCTTCGTTGAAGACCGGTATTACGACCGAAAGCTCTGGTGGGCGAACGACACCCTCTTCCTTGTTTTCTGAAAATGTACTCACTGCTCTCAACTCGGGCTGTCCCGTCCCTTCAGGCGTGACTTTTCGGTCCGACCGGTCTTTTCCCCCGGCCAAAGCGAACCCCTTTCAGTATGAACGTTTTTCATGCGGCGGTACACAGTTTCCAGCGCCGGTGTACCGTTTTTCCACGTCATTTCACGCTCGAAACGGTCGCGAGCCGCCGCAGCGAGTCGCTCGGCGAGGCCACTCTCCTTTTCCAACCGCTCTATACAAAAAGCCATCGCGAGCGCATCACCGTCAGCAAACAGCAGCCCGTCCTTGTCGTGAACCAGAACTTTGCCCCCACAACCCGCGCTCACCACCGGCCGACCACTAGCAAGGTAGTTGAGCAGCTTAACCGGGTAACCCGAACCCACCGGCCTCGGTAACACCAGCAGGTCGGCCGCGGCAACCACCAATCGGGTGTCGGCGTAAGTGCGGCAATGGTGGACTTCGAACAAACTGCGCTCCGATTCCGAACACCGCTCGCGCAGGCTCTCCACGCGCCGTCCCTGTTGGTGAGTTGCAAGCAGCAGCACTGCCTCTCTCGCGGGCCTCGACCGCTTGTACGCCAGAATACCCCCGATCGCCGTTTCAATATCCTGGTAGGCGTCAAGGTTACCGCAATAAGCTATGACCAGGCGACCGTCGGCCAGTCCGAGTTCGCGCCGTGCCGCCTCGCGGTCGGCAGCCGGCTCCTGGGCCTCGACAGACGGGGCGAGCACCGTCATTCTCTCGCTACTTACCCCGGCTTGTTCGAGAATCCCCGCCGAATAATCACAGAGCGCAACCACGTGGTCGGCGCGCCGAGGCAACTGGCGGTCGACCAACTGTCCCGCCCGGGTCGCAAGGCGGCGCGCAGCGGAACGTCGAAAGTATGTCGGGAGTTCGTCGCCCATGAGGTTGTGACTGTGGTAAAGCAACTTGAAGCGCGAGAATTTCCTCGCGACCAGTGCAACGGCCAGTGCTTCGTAATTGTGCGCGTGAACTATTTCTACATGCCGATTCTTTACCAGCTTGAGCAGGGCCACGACCATGGCGAGATCAAGAAAGGGCTTGGCGAGGGTCGGACCCGAGCGGACACGAGAATCTCCAGGCAAACGTGGCAGGCGCAGATGCTCACAACCCGCGGGTGATTTACCTTCGCCGCTGCCGTAAGTGAGCAGGCTCACGCAATGGCCACGCGCCGCGAGACTCTCCGCCATCTGACCCACAAAAACCTGCGAACCCTGGGGGGCCGGAAACGGGCAAGCCGCGACCAGGGCAATACGCATCCTGTCACTCACGGGAGATAACCCAGGTCGCGTAAACGATCGGCCAGCTCGTTCTCTGCTGCCGGTGAGCGCTGCCCATCGACGGTAGCAGGCGCCACCTCGACCTCGCGAAGAGCGCGATCCGGGACCCTGAGCTGCTCCTGCCACGGTTTTCCGTCGGCGCCGTCTAAACGGGATATGCCCGCCGGAGCAGATGGTACACCGAGGCCAAGCAGCGCGAGCATGGTCGCGCCAGCGTCGGCAAGACGGCCCTCTTCGCCCCGCCCCGGCAAAACGCCTGGGCCGACCATGGCAAACATCCCGAGATCGCGGTGACAGCCCGGCATGCTGCTGCCACGTTCGCCACTCATCTCGCGCGAGGTCATCCGACGAATCGACTGCCGCTCTGCCCCGGCCCGGCTGTTGCCTCCCGCGTAACTGTAACCTCCAGGTTCGCGAAGCTCCAAGACAAGGTCGGGCGCTAACTCCGCGTGGGGGCCGTCAAATAATTCAGCCCTGCTTCGCACCCGTTCGACCACGGGGAGTCCGTCTTCGGGATCCCGCCACTCGAGCAACTCGGCAACAAGCTCCCCGGTCATCGCCGGCAGGTCGGCGGGGTCAACGATCCCGCCCGGCTCTCTTCCCTTGAGGTTGAACCATAACGACGGGTAGTAGTTGAGTTCCTCGCTGTAGACCCTGGTCCCGCTCCAATCGATACCGCCGAAGCGCGACGCGCTTTCCATCCTGTTGACCAGGGGCCGCAAGCGCGAAAACAAGCTCGCCTGCAAAGAGGGCGGAGCCACTGCCATAGCTGTTCGCTTGGCGACCGAAGCCAAGGCCCCGAGCCCACCTGTTTTCTTGAACCCGAGCCAGCCGTTGTCGGCCAGGAAGCGATTGAAGAACAAGGTCCTGTTCGAGCTACCACCGCTGCCGTGGTCAGACAGGAGAAGCAGGTCGCTGTCCTTCCCCGTTGCTTCCAGCAGGCGGCCGAGAGCGCGGTCCACGGCGCGGTAAACCTGAGCGATAGCGTCGCCGGGTCCTGCTTCGCTGTAGCGCGGGGACTCACTATCGTGGAACTGCCAGAAGTGATGGCCCACCGTATCGGTTTCGCCGTAGTGCACCGCAAAACAATCGAGATCATTGGCGGCAAGGAGGTGCAGTGAGATCTCGGTACGGAGTTCGATGTCGCGAAGCATCTGTTCGAGTGCGCGCTCGTGCCAGCCGGCATCAATACGGGACTGCTGCGGACCACTGACGGCCAGGTCACCAAAAAGGCGTTCCAACTCACCGGCCAGGCCGGGCGGCGATGACCTGCGTGCCTTGTCGCCGGCGCCCATAGGGGTGTCAAAGCCGCAAAGCTGGAACGCCGATAGCTCTTCGGGTGGCCAGGTCGCCGGGAAACCGTAGACGCCCACCTGCAAGCCGGCCGCCGACATGGCCGCCCAGGCCGATGGCAGACAACGGTCTGCCGAACTCGCAA
The DNA window shown above is from Candidatus Binatota bacterium and carries:
- a CDS encoding glycosyltransferase is translated as MSTFSENKEEGVVRPPELSVVIPVFNEEETLELLVERLHQALTVVAGGYELIFVDDGSNDRSVEIIRRLHGENPSVKLLCLSRNFGHQLAISCGLDFAIGRAVVCMDADLQDPPEVLPLMLERWREGYEVVYAVRRKRKENLLKRAGYKGFYWLLNKVSYLDIPLDSGDFSLIDARVVALLKRMPERNRFVRGLRTWLGFRQTGIEYERAERYAGESKYGVAKLIRLAFDGLVSYSFLPLRLVSNMGLLVSVSALSYMAYLLVGRLFLGQTSPVSGWVSTVVIVLFIGGVQLLSLGIIGEYVGRIFDEVKMRPRYVVKDLLGLEGDTSSAEAWPQAR
- a CDS encoding glycosyltransferase gives rise to the protein MSDRMRIALVAACPFPAPQGSQVFVGQMAESLAARGHCVSLLTYGSGEGKSPAGCEHLRLPRLPGDSRVRSGPTLAKPFLDLAMVVALLKLVKNRHVEIVHAHNYEALAVALVARKFSRFKLLYHSHNLMGDELPTYFRRSAARRLATRAGQLVDRQLPRRADHVVALCDYSAGILEQAGVSSERMTVLAPSVEAQEPAADREAARRELGLADGRLVIAYCGNLDAYQDIETAIGGILAYKRSRPAREAVLLLATHQQGRRVESLRERCSESERSLFEVHHCRTYADTRLVVAAADLLVLPRPVGSGYPVKLLNYLASGRPVVSAGCGGKVLVHDKDGLLFADGDALAMAFCIERLEKESGLAERLAAAARDRFEREMTWKNGTPALETVYRRMKNVHTERGSLWPGEKTGRTEKSRLKGRDSPS